gtaaaggtcactgtgaccttgcatccttcTCATTCTCGTGATTGCAATATCGCAAGAAGGCCCTGAAAGAGTGTCCacatatttggcacaaaagtcCTCTTgattcaagaatgaactgataagaatttggtggtcaaaggtcactgtgacctcacaaaaggtttttggccattactcaagaattcatatgctaattatgacaaaattccaCAGATATGCCTAACagcataaaatgaaaggatgacaATTGatgtccaaaaggtcaaaggtcagtgtcattgtgacatcaaaatattatacaaaaacagttttctggcTATAAGTCAATgtcatgaattaaaaaaaaaaaaaaacagaaggggagacatttggtcaggtaCTGATTTGGTGATGCTAATCTTCAAATTGTGCgattgtatagatctgtgcTGTCGGATTAAAGagatgtgtgaagcatccatgtattagaatatgtagcttctctacagcaacatccatatttgaaacatcgccaactgtcatggctacacatgagtctggacagacatggatgtaaactgtaactgcaacttgactggttctcTGAGCCATCTAAGTGTCAGGTTGTaattctaattttattttttgcacttaCTCCTCTTGCTTCCTCTTGGCTCCTCCTGCTGTGTTTTAACAACTAAATGTCATCAAATAATCTCATTGGAGCCATTTCAGTAAAATTAGGTCCCCCCCCCCTTCCTTTCCTGTTGCCAGTTCCTGTCGTTTGATTTCCTGGGGTAAACTAATTTTGAGTTGAACTAAGTCAGAATTAATTTCATTAAGCACTGATCAAACAGAGCTGGAGGTGTTTCCCTCCCTCAAATTAGTTTATACGACATGTTGGTGTCTACACAGGTTTGggaatgaaaggaaaaaacaacagaaaaaaatgagagagagaCTAATGGCTCATTTTCTGTCTGCTTTCTTCCCAGGCGAGCCAGCCTCCATGATTTCTCGGTACCCTTCTCCTGCAGAGTTGGATGCTTTTGCCCAGAGGACCGCCAACAGCCCGCTGTCCATCAAAATCTTTCCATCTGACGTGCGGGTGCCGCAACATAAACAGCTCAACAAAACAGTCAACGGCTTAGACACCACAGGCCAACGCTATAGCTCCTATTCACACCCGTACTCAGGAGTCTACCAGGGTTTGTTGGCCGTCGTCAAAGCCTCTGTGGTAGTCAAAGGTGTGGTGAAAAACTCTGAGGGCAGGAGGACTAAGCATTCAAACACCCAGACTTCTGTGGCACCGTATAATAATCCTCTGAATAATGGCTACACAGTCAGACACGGGCATAAGGCCTATCATATAAGCTCATGTAAGCCCCATGATGTTCCCATTGAGACACTTTGTTCTAGCACAGGGATGGCCTCCGGAGATCAGAGCCTGGCCCCCCAGTCAGAGCTGGCAGAGGTTCAAAGCCTGATGAGGCAGATGAGCAGAGTTCCCCACAGCCAGGCCCTGCAGCTGGGGGGAGAGGCTCGAGCCAGCCCCTCTCTGCAGGCTGTGGCTGCAGTGGCACATTCAGACTCAGACTTTGTCCTGGGAGTGCCGCCCCAGAGCAGTCTCGCATTTACGGGGGCAGTGCTACCCACACAGAGTGCAGACATAGCCAAAGCGGGGCACTTGGAGAAAGGAGACTACACAGTGTGGCAGCATAAACATCcaattcagcagcagcagcagccgtaTCAGCAGGGAGCAGTGAGGATGTACAGTGTGAGTAACGGTGCTCCGAGGCACAGAGCTGCAGAGGCTGGGGTTGGCCAGTCTCCTGAAACCTGCCTCCCTTTGCCGTGCTCCTCGCAGCTGCCATATAGGCCGCATCCTGCCAGTGTGGGCGCCAGGCAGGAGCGAGTCAGCAGCTCGTCTCTGAACTGTGCCGCCATGCAAGGGGAGCTCTCCGTCGGACAATACTTCGCTCCTCTCTGGGACAGCATCATGGCCACCCCGAATAGCGACTGTTATACTTCTCAGGTGCTGGCAACGGGTACATGTGCAGCCAGGCCTAGAGACCTGGGGCTCTCCCATCCCCATCCCCATCTCCACCCAAGCCGCcatcaacaccaccaccaccaccaccacccacagAGACACCAGCCGCAGCTCcacccccctcttcctcctcatacCCAGGCCTACAGCACAGACCAAAACCTCTGTTGTGGGCTGCCTAGTACTAGCCTGTGCCACGCTGCAGTACTTAGCAGCAGCCTGCAGTCTCTGGAGTGCCTCATCAGTGAGATCCACCCTCCCTGCATCAAAGAGCGCATGCTGGGCCGTGGGTACGAAGCCATGGGGATGCCTCAGCTACTGGAGCACCACCAGCAAACCCACATCCAGCTCCCCATCTACAGATAAGACGCGGCGTGCTGCCACACAATGGGACGCGGACGTGACAGACCTTTTATAGACATCTATGAGAATGAGACATGCCTTTTTAGTTtgtgcatgtactgtatttgtAGAAGGCTTTGTGTTTCGAGCCTGGAAAAGGTAAATGATAATCATGACTTAAGATACAGGTTTATCTTATGGACTTCTCATGTcttatttttatatcttaaatGGCCATCAGATATGCCTGCTGTTCCTCGTTTAATACAGATGCTGAGCACCCAATCAGAGTTTCCCATTTCATTTTGACTGTGTATTTGGCAGATGACTCCCCTGTAGGCCTTTACAAAATTACTGAACTGGTATAATCGTTGGTACCCTTCTAAAAACTTAAATCTGGGAAGGATTGCTGGTTACAGTTTTTGTgaatatattgtatatttttacataaaatgGCTTCTTTTTTTGAACATTCCTTGATTATTAACTGGACTTTTGGTTGTCTGCTGCTTCGTTTTGTCCACTCTTCAGTGATTCCTGTGTTAACAAACATACGCAGTCAGCTTCTGCAGTATGTTGCAAATATCCTGGCCGCTGTATGGGGAAGCATTTTGATCATTTGTATACAAatgtgaatatatatattttttgttatgcAGCCACAGACAAAGTGTAATTTAACCTGTAGTCATGCTCAGCACAATGTATTaggacttttgcatatccaaaTCAACACTGTGGCAGTTCAGGCCAAGCGAGATGTGCCCTTCGCTTGtatttttgttgacattttctacatttttggacatttttcttGAATGAAATAATCTCTGGAAGGCTGTGACGCTGTCGCACAACACCTGGGTATAAACTGTATGAGTGCCATGTCAGAGAGTGGGCCACCTGAATCATTTACAGATATCTTCTTTGTAGGGCTATATTATCTCTGATGGTGTGAGATGTATGACTGAGTAggtctttgtgtgtctgcactGGTTCTGTAATACTATTTATTTATGTCAGCCTGTTGAGTTATATGGCAAACTGTCTCTATAATTATAAAGTGCAATTATTATATATGAACATGTGAGTGCTCTCCATGATGTTGAAATAACTACATTTTGCAATGTATGACCCTGATCCCTCAACCCCCTTTTTTTGCCTCTTCTTAATAAGGATTGTCAAGTAAATGAAATTTTCTAAACCCAGCACATAGTTCGTGTTATTAGTTATTATGTGCCAGACATGCAGCCCGAGAAGATGGTTTTATTATATTCATGAATGATAAACTAGTTGTGGAAAGATGAGACATTTTCCTGGTGTTATTGCAAAGGGATTTAAGGCTTAACCACCTggcaaatgtctttttttcccagtcTCAGATCTCATTTTATTAAGATCTCTCTTTTCACTGGAGGATGTCAGctttataatgtaatgtaaatcgATCCTTTGCTCAAAGATATTGTACTGGTTCCTATATAAATGAGTTGAAAGTGCTAATTCTGTTATCACGGTGAATTACGTTAGTGTGGATGGATGGCCGATGCTCAAGGAAGCCGTTGAATATTTCAAAACGCATGTGTAAATGAAAATATACAggccctctctttctcttataTTATATTTGTGTATGAAAAATAGATGCTTTCCTGAAGATAAATCCAGAGGAATATTACTGCTCACATTATGTAGAAATGCTGTTACCCAGCTATTGAATTGCTAATCTTCGATGGCAGCGTGCCTGCACCTCTTATTTTGCTTCATTTGTCCTCCTAAATTGGATGCTATAGCAGTAATGTGGTTTAGGTCACCATAGACATAAAACGCGCACCCATTTTAAGTAGTccattacaaaacaaataagCTCGATGGCGTGAATAATGGCATTAGATGCACTGCTGGGAATAAAAACTGCAATATTCAATTGATGACCTCATTGCAGATAACAAATATTTCAGAGTTAAAGGTCAGTGGCTTTGTCATTGAGGCATTGTTGTAAATGATTTCCTGTCTTTAGCCTATTGTGCTCTGGCTTCGCTTGGAGCTTTTCCATCCTATCTATCAGCGGGGACAGGCCGGGCTGCTCTGCTGATAAACCTACAGGATTACAGACATGCTCCTCTTGCTCTCACTCAGAGACGATTAGCTCAGGCTCCTGAGGGAGAGGAACCAGAGCCACTCCGGCCTCTGGGACACACTTCAGATAAGTAAGACTGGGCAGAGGAATAGGTTGGTCGATCTGAGGGATTAGGAGACATGAAGAAGAGCGAGGATTTTCCTCCAATTTACTGCTGATGTTTGAGAAAATTTGTGTTTAAAATCATCTGTGTTAACATTTCTTTTCCTGCAATCAGCCTCAAAAATATTTGCGCTGAGAGCAAATTAAATCATGGTGCACCAAAAGAGcttatgaaaatgcacataGCTGCTCTTGcaaattaacaaacataaatccGAACTGCTGTTTTGAGTGATTTAAGATCTCACTTGGCAAAGACTGCAACTGTATCTACACTGCATTTAGTGTATGATTGCAACCCATGTgcataatttaaaatatttcatgCAGTGCTGACACCACAAATGTGATTAACAGACAAAAGCTGAATAAATACTGCCACCTAGAGTACAACTCATGAACTGTAGGTAAGATTTTTATTAGTTAAGAgtagttcattcatttattaattcattcatttattactGAATTATTATTACTAATGATAAATATCACACTTATTTTTGTCACACATTAAGATTTGGTGCTAAAAAATTTGGTCATAGTTTAAAATGCAGGAACAAACAGCCTATCTATAAGTATTTGTACAGAAAATGCAGATCTAATTAATAAGTTATTAATAAATGTCCACATGATGTGCTGTCTgctcacatgaaaaacatcatttgacaTTGTAATGGTTATGTAAAAGAAGTTAAGTGAGTTCAGACAGGCTCAAAAAAGGCCGCAGAAGaatacatacaaaacaaacacaagtgaACCACACCTTctgcaaacacagacaaaccacTGACTGCACACAAGTTAAGCCCTCGGGGGAAAAATAGTTCTGGCTCTTCTTACTTTTGCTTTGCCGGTAAAACAGTATTGCAAATACACAGATACTGAGCTCACTTTGAAAACACTGTGTATCCGTACAGCATCACCAAGGCATACGTGGATTAATGCACACCAAAGAATGAGcagttaaaatttaaaatgactaCTGGAGGTTGCTGTGACAAGGTCAACAGCAGAGGTAACTCCATGGCTCACGAGGCAGAGGGCATCTGAATGTGAGGCATCATCAGAATTAGTTTCCTGTAATATTAACAGTACTTTCAGTCTTGTATTCCTCTTTGGTGTAACGGGTGAGAAGCCACCTGTTAAATGTCATAAATAAAGCAGCAACCCACACACTAACATCATTCTGCGTTAGAGTGAGAGCAGCACTGTTACTTCAACAATCCTGTAGTAACTTGAAATTATAtacaaaaacagcacacaacCTTCTGCTATAAGAATAAATTTAAggcattttcatcattttaagaCCAAAATATACAATAGTAAGATTTAGTAAGGCATAATCAAAGTAATAAATAccacactgaaagaaaaaaaaccacacacacaatcttATTAAAAACATCTTTGAAAACTGGACTTGTCTGACAGATGTCCAGGGACATCAAACAGTGTAGTCCAGCTCTGCGTTTAGATCTGTGTACATCTCGTAGATGGCATCTACAGTGGCGGTGTAATTAACCAGGAAATGACGCACGTTTGCCAGACAGACCTCCTCTTTCACTTCCTCTCCTTTTGACAGAGCCTTGAGGAAGTTTGATTTGTAGGGAGCTGCAAGTAACGCTACCTGCAACggacaaaaagaaacatttgaGATTATCACATATGTgagtaaaataagaaaagtaCACTTTAATACATGGTATGGGTAGGGCTGAGTGATAGAGagaatcaaatatcacaatatttttgaccagacACCTCTATATGGATATTGCAAGGATATGACAGGATTGACTAATCATCAATATTGTGGATATAATGACCAAGTGGGTAAAGGAGaataataaaatgacattaCTTTACTGTAATGAAGCCTTTAAAACTAGGCAAAGGAAGCACGatattatgatatccaaaatctgagACAATGTCTAGTCTcaatatcatgatattgatatattatcAATATATTGTCCAGATGTAGGTAGGGGCACAACATTAACATGTAAAGTATAATGCAATAGCGAAGAATATGGTGTTGCTGGtgaacaaaataacagaaacaccttATTTAATGCAATCCATTAATTCAACAACACAAACTACAGCTTCGATTAGCTAGCATGGTTAGGATTTATCCACTCTATTATATTGCCTGGGGTGTCAAACATAGGCCccggaggagaaactggtggcaAAAATATGCCTGGATAtggccatcatggaggcgaagctcctggaccagctggtggtactccccgtgatccaccctcttttttagggtctcatatacccacacagatctcagtTTCTCTGTGCCTGGCAAagtatttgctgacagcctctcaccctcaaccagagctagaggaagtaccctctgcctgaaaattttaggaactagatattAATTACTGTCAtgtaactaaaataaataaatggtagatTAATTATATGGGAAGGTTAGAATAAGGAGGTGAGTCCGTGTGGCGCGCCTCGTGTTTTGCAAATTGCgaaactgtttctgtgtgatTGCGGCcaaagaggtgccaggtttttaggagcaagttaaacagtgagtagctGTTCAGAGGCTTTTCACCCTGACCACAATTCAGTtctctgaaaaaacaaatacatattgTGGTaggatattgaacattgtgcaaaatattgtccaAACGGCAGCTttagaataaaataatttgcatCACACTTCTatcttgcaaaaataatgatgatgGAACCATATTGCTAAGGCAGGAAATAGTTAAAGTGCTTCTTcaatagcttccactttagtgtggtgtggtgatgccagtATTACcacacaggagtggaaatgtatggaaaaaCACAGGCACTGAAGGTCAAGGTGACACCCCCTGATTATACAATAAATTATTAACAATAACAGGAAAGAAGACATTTTCCTCACATTGAAAATCCC
The sequence above is drawn from the Epinephelus fuscoguttatus linkage group LG18, E.fuscoguttatus.final_Chr_v1 genome and encodes:
- the LOC125906251 gene encoding protein FAM222A-like — encoded protein: MLACIQRRQNLSAQSLACTPKSLDVPPPPLLLSVPPLQPCTHKGEPASMISRYPSPAELDAFAQRTANSPLSIKIFPSDVRVPQHKQLNKTVNGLDTTGQRYSSYSHPYSGVYQGLLAVVKASVVVKGVVKNSEGRRTKHSNTQTSVAPYNNPLNNGYTVRHGHKAYHISSCKPHDVPIETLCSSTGMASGDQSLAPQSELAEVQSLMRQMSRVPHSQALQLGGEARASPSLQAVAAVAHSDSDFVLGVPPQSSLAFTGAVLPTQSADIAKAGHLEKGDYTVWQHKHPIQQQQQPYQQGAVRMYSVSNGAPRHRAAEAGVGQSPETCLPLPCSSQLPYRPHPASVGARQERVSSSSLNCAAMQGELSVGQYFAPLWDSIMATPNSDCYTSQVLATGTCAARPRDLGLSHPHPHLHPSRHQHHHHHHHPQRHQPQLHPPLPPHTQAYSTDQNLCCGLPSTSLCHAAVLSSSLQSLECLISEIHPPCIKERMLGRGYEAMGMPQLLEHHQQTHIQLPIYR